The Bacillaceae bacterium IKA-2 DNA window TTTTAATTCAGATGTGTCAACTAAACGCTGCTGTAAAATGTCTTTAAATTGTGTTACTGGAGTTCCTTGCTTTTTTGTGACGCTTGTCGGCTTTGGTAATTGATGTAGGTGATAAGATTGGATCTTACTAACCATTCAATTCACCTCCATTTATAGACTATTTCTTTTCACTAGTTCTCCCAATGTGGATAACTTGAATTGTGTCAATCATTTCTCCACTATCTAAAACCAGCTTCGTTTTACCATTTTGAAAGCTTACTGCTTTTACAAGACTCTCCACTTCAAGGATCTTCGTCTCGCCTTCCATGTCTGAAACTGTTTGTTCCCATCTAATTTCTTTGTCTATTAACTGACTATGAGAAAGAAAATGACTATCTTTTTGCATATCTATAAAACTAGTTAACGTTTTGTTCATTTGTGTCATTTGCTCTAAAGAAGAGAAGTTTGCCATTTGTGAAATAAACTCTTTATCTTCCATCGGATTTGATGGATCTTGATTTTGTAATTGTGTTATTAATATTTTCAAAAACGAATCCTGGCCTAGTATATTCTGGTCCGTTTTTCTTTCGGGTTGTCGTTCTGAAAGGTACATGCTTTGATTGATTGAATTTATCATTTGATCACCCTACACCTTTACATTAAAAGATTCTAAAAAATCCTCGAAATTTATTGCTTCGTCCTCATTGTCTTGATTTTGCGATTGTTCTTGATTAGACTTGTTGTGGTTCTTTTCTTCTTGATTTTCTTTGTCAGATTGACCTAATGATTGTTGTTGCTGTTGTGTGCTAATTTCAATTTTCTCTACTGAAATATTTTGAGCGATAAAAGCTTGTCTTAATTGATGAAGTTGCGATTCAATCGCACTTCTTGCGGCATTTGTCGTTGTCATTAATTGAGCAATAATAACACCATTTTGCTGCGTTAACTTCACATCAAGCCTTCCTAAGTGTTCTGGGTATAACTTGATTGTGAGTTGATTTACACCATTCGGAAACTGAGCTAGAGAACTTCTACCAAGAATGTTTTGGAATTGCCGTAAAAATTGCTCATGAGTAGGCTGATTTCCACGATTTTCACCAACATGGATAATAAATTGTTGCACAGAGTTTAGCTGTCCTTGAGCAGGTGGTAAAACAATACCTTGATTTACTTTCGCTGATTGATCTACTACGCTTCTAGAAAAAGCCGATAAGACAAATTGGGCTTCTTTTTCACTTTTCTTTTGAGCTTCAAAGCCCTCTGTAAGTTGTTGTCTCTCCTTCGTTGTCATTGATTGAAGGCTAGTCGTAAGCTGTTTAACAATCTCTTGAAAATCTCTTACATTGATTTTTTCATTGCTCAAATAATTTTGCTCATTTTTACTTAGCATTGTCAGAAGCTTTTCTAATTGAGTTTGAAAGTTAAAATCAATTTTAGTTTCAGAATCGACTTGATTTTGTGTTTGAGTGTGCGCTAAATCAATCATGACTGCAAGTAACTGAATTGGGTTATTTAACTCCCCCCCACCTTGTTCCAGCAAACTTTTTAAAGAATAATTGCCCCCTAATAAAGCTTGTAGTTCAAGCTGTAGATCATAAGAAAGTTGTTCAAGAAAATCCACGACCAAAGGATTTTCAAGCACATCCTCAGCGAATATTACATCTCTACCCGAGAGCGCGTCAATAAGTTGACTCATAAGCTTTTCGAGATCAACAAGCTCTTCATTTCCAGAAAACAAATCATCGAGTGGCGCTTTATTCTCACGTTCCTTCAATAAATCCGACACTTCTAGATTTTTTTCAGCAAGTGAAGCATTGAACATCTGAAAGAATGTTGCCTGATGATTCGTTGAATCACTAGCGACGCTGATTCCGCCTTGCGTAACAGGTTGGCTCTGAATCATTTGCATGAAACTGATCCCGTTCATTTTTTTCACCTCCTTTCAAGCTAGACAATAAAAGGCGCAATCGCCCCGGTAATTCCGAAGTAATACGTATTAACTTTCTGACCTTAAAAGAAAAAATTGTTAATTTGCGCTTAGTAGTGAAATGAATTGAGCTGCTTGATTCGGTGTCATTTTAGCGAAAATAGCTGCCCTAGCATCTGTTTTAATATAAGATAGATGAACACCTGCTTCGTCTTGTGGTAATTCTATTAAAATATTTGCGGCATTTTTTGCTGACATTGTTTCATAAATTTTTGCTAATTCTTGATATTCGGTCATGATCTCTAATTCAGCAGTTTCATTTTCATTCAGCTGTGCCATCAACAGCTCTATTTCTTTTAAAAGCAATTGAACTTCATCTTCTTTAGAAGTTAATTGCTGTTCTAGTATTCCTATTTCCCTTTTATGAGTGTCTATCTTTGTGGTTAATTCCTCGATATTGATCTTTTCTTCTTCCTCTTGAATTTGCTCATCTGTTTTTACATATTCTGAAAAAAATGGAATTTTTGAAACTAGCTGTTTTCCTTCATTAATAATACTCATTTCCATAAAGCTAAAAATAATACTAAATAAAATAATTGCAAAAACAACCGGAATAAAAATAACCATTATTAGCCACTGTACTTTACTATATTCCTGCTCTGCTTTTTTCATAGAACTCACCTAATTTAACTTTCTCATAAACTGTTGAACGGAAATTTCATCCATTAAGAGGTTTTCTTGATGTTTAGTTTCTTCGATATACTTTTCCCGCTTTATTTGTTTCATCTTTTCATATTTTTTTTGTTCGATCGATTTCACCACTAATACTTCTTGTTTTCTGTTCATGTTATCTCGTGCTTTTTGTGTGAAATTTTGCTGTCTGTCGATTTGTAATTGCATTTGGTTTAAAAGTGTATGTGAATGTTGAATTTCAAAAATATGAATTCCTGTTTCGATCCGTTTATAATACTCATTTTCATATTGCTCTTTTTTTTTCAACTGCTCAAATAACTTAGTTGCTACATCTTCAAATTGTTTAGTTGCTTGTGTAAATTCTTTTTCTGCTTTAATTTTATCATCTTCTCTTATTTCTAAAATTTTTTGCAAGGAAAACTGAAATGACATGATTAGCCCCCTTTACTAAATTCACTTAGTAATAAATCAACAGATTCATTAAATGTAACTTTTTCTTCTATAGCTTGCTTAATGAAATTTATGATAACCGGGTATGCTTGGATCGCTTCATCAATTTCTTTTGATGTACCGCGTTTATAAGCACCAATACTAATTAAATCTTCAGAGTCAGTGTAAATAGCTAATAATTGTCGCAATCGGTCTGCAGCTGAGCGATGATTAGGATCAACAATATCATTCATAACACGACTGATGCTGCTTAATGGATTTATTGCAGGGAACTGACCTTTGTTTGCTAACTTCCGATCGAGGACTAAATGTCCGTCCAAAATCCCTCGTACAGCATCCGCGATTGGTTCATTCATGTCGTCTCCATCAACTAAAACTGTATAAAAGGCCGTAATCGAACCATGCTCATTTGTCCCTGAGCGTTCAAGTAATTTTGGTAAGTACGCAAAAACACTTGGTGGATAACCTTTTGTTGTTGGAGGTTCTCCAATAGCTAAGCCAATTTCTCTTTGGGCCATAGCAAATCGTGTAACAGAATCCATCATTAACGTAACATTTAAGCCTTGATTACGATAATACTCTGCAATCGCAGTGGCAGTCATCGCTCCTTTAATTCTCATCAAGGCCGGTTGGTCAGATGTTGCAACGACAACCACTGTTTTACTTAGTCCATCTTCACCAAGATCTCTTTCAATGAAATCTCGAACTTCCCTACCACGTTCTCCAATTAAAGCGATAACATTGACATCAGCAGCAGAATTTTTAGCGATCATTGCCATTAGCGTACTTTTACCGACACCGCTACCTGCAAAAATTCCCAATCTTTGTCCTTTACCAACCGTAAATAAACTATCTATTGCCCGGACACCTAAGCTTAGCGGTTCATGAATCCTCGGTCTTGCCAGTGGATTCGGAGGTTGATTATCTGTTGGAAATGGTGTTAATCCTTTAGGGAGTTCTTTTCCACTTAATGGTTGTCCAAGCCCATCAACAACCTGTCCAATAAGAGCTGAACCTACTTTTACTTGAAGCGGCTTTTTAGTTGCTTCGACAAGACTTCCTGGGCTTATGTCGTGAATAGTTGTAAATGGCATGAGTAGAACAGTCTCATCACGGAAACCAACCACTTCAGCCATAACTTTACGTTGTCGTCCTTTGCCAATAATTATATAACAAAGTTCACCAATAGAGACTTGGGGTCCTTTTGATTCAATCGTAAGACCAACTACTCTTGTCACCTTACCGTAACTTTTAAAAGAATTAATTGTAGGAATTTCACTAATTAAATTAGCTACCTTCATAACCATCAAACTCCTTAAGTTTTTCCAGTAAAGTATGCTTAATTTCTGTTAACTGACTATCTACTGATGCATCTATCTTTCCATATGGCGTTTCAATTGTGCAGCCATTTTCTTTGAGGTGGACGTCTGGATATATGTATAAATTTTCACAATTTGGGAGCAATAGTCGCAGTTCTTCTTTATGTGATAACGTTGAATCATACCAATTAGGATGAATATACAACTTTACATGTGATTGTTCTCTCACTTCATTAATCACTTCTTTAACAAGAGAAATCCAGTTATCGGATTTCTCAGCTACTTTATCAGCGATAATTTTTTCAGCTACTTTTAAGGCTAGTTCAACGATGATTGGTTCGGCTTCTTCTAAATGTTGAATATAATCATTTTTTGATGCAGTAACAACATTCATAGCGTCTTGAATTAATGTTTCATATTCTTTTTGTCCTTGTTGAAGCCCCTGCTGAAAACCTTCATTATAACCGTTCTCTTGGGCCTGTTTATATAATTTCTCTGCGACCTGTTGACTATCCGAGATTTCCTCATCCATCTTTGCTTGAAACCGGTCGTATTCATCACTTGCTGCTCTTTTTATTTTATCAGCTTCTTCAATTGCTGTTTGTAGCTTATCCTCTGCTATTACGACCCTAGGTTCAATACTAGATTTCCCTTTACCAAACATAAGTTCTTCACCAGTCAGATGCTCTTGAATTACTTTCTTTAAGGAAATTGTCTTTTGTTCCTTTTCAAAGTTGTTAGCATAAAAAGATTTGATCACTCTAGACAATAATATCATCTCCTCCGCCACGAGCGATGACGATCTCACCAGCTTCTTCTAAACGGCGAATTACTGCAACGATTCTTGATTGGGCTTCTTCAACATCTCGTAAGCGGACAGGTCCCATAAATTCCATTTCATCTTTAAATGTCTCCACCATACGCTGTGACATGTTTGTAAAGACAACATCCTTTACTTCGTCATTGGCAACCTTAAGGGCGAGTTGTAAGTCCTCATTTTCAATATCTCTAATAACTCGTTGAATTGACCGGTTATCTAGAGTAACAATGTCTTCAAATACAAACATTCGCTTTTTAATTTCTTCGGCAAGCTCAGGGTCTTGAATTTCAAGAGCGTCTAAAATCGTTCGCTCCGTACTCCTATCAACACTATTCAATACTTCAACAACAGCTGCAATGCCACCAGCCTTCGTATAGTCTTGAGTGACTGTAGCGGAAAGTTTTCGTTCCAAAATATTTTCCACTTCATTAATTATTTCTGGAGATGTACTGTCCATTAATGCAATTCGTTTCGCAATATCTGCCTGCATTTCCTGTGGAAGCTCAGACAAAATTAGACCTGCCTGCACAGACTCTAAATAAGATAATATTAACGCGATTGTTTGCGGATGCTCATTTTGAATAAAATTCAAAATTTGTGCTGCATCAGCTTTTTTAGCAAAGTCAAATGGCTTAACCTGCAAAGTAGATGTCAGCCGATTGATAATTTCCATCGCTTGCTGGTCACCAAGTGCTTTCTCTAAAACATTTTTTGCATAAGCAATACCACCTTGTGTGATATAGTCTTGTGCCATTGCTAGTTGGTGAAACTGCTCGATAATGTCCTCTTTCGTATATGTATCTACTCGACGAACGCTAGCAATCTCAAGTGTTAATTTATCAATTTCTTCCTCATTTAAATGTTTATATACTTGCGCTGAAACATCTGGACCTAAGGAGATAAGAAGAATTGCGGCTTTTTCTTTTCCTGATAATTCTTTTTTTCTGCTAGCCATACTTCTCCTCCTTAATCATCATCCGCTAGCCACGTCCGAACGAGTTTTGAAAATTCCTCCGGTTTATCTTTTGCCATTTTCTCTAATTGTCTGCGGCGGACCTTTTCTTCAGTCTCTTGTTCGTCATTAATGTTTGGTATATCGAAACCAACAGCTTGCTCAACGCCAATTTCCTCTACCATTTCAACTTGCTTATTTTTACGTACTAGTAAAAAGATTAACAGAATAATAAAAACAGATAACGCTACGACAACATAGTACCACATCGGAATCCCAGTTCCTAACTCATCATCAAAAACAATCTTTCCATTAAAACTTTGCGCTGAAACAAACACCTTTTCATCAATTTGTTCAGGTGTTAGGAGGTCTATTACTTCTTTTGATATACTCGTTCTAACAATCGTACTCAAAATTTGTGTGACATCATTTATAAGCTCTGGAGGTAAAGAGTTAAAATCTTCTGGATCCGGTGGCTCGACCATTACTTGAATACCGATATCTCGAACTTGATAAGGACTTTCAACAATATCACGTCGTATTCGATTGACATCGTTATTTATTCGTTCTTCGATTCGTTCGTAATCTCCAGCTCCCGCTCCCGCTATGCCTGGATATCCTGGAATGTCAGTTTCACCCGTGCCAGGAATCCCACCTGCTTGAAAATCTCCACCACTATATGTTTCGGTTATTTTTTCAATACTAACTGCTAAACCAGACATGTTTTCTACATCCACAGGAGTCACTAATTCTTCAGCTCGATTTTCCTTGGTAAAGTCAATCTCCGTCGTCACCGATACAAGTACTTTATCTCTACCGACGATTGTACCTAACATTTGTTGAACCTGCCGTTGCAAGTCACGCTCAATTTCTCGTTGAACTGAACGCTGTTGTTCGAAAGCTGTGAGCGTGGAATCAATAACATCACCATTTTTCAGCTCCAAAAACTCAAACATTTGGTTCATAACAACGATATTTTCAGTCGGTAAATTCGGGATACTTTTTGAAATGAGATGGTATAGAGCTCGGATTTGTTCTTGATCTAATCGATAACCTGGACTAATATTTAAAGTTACTGCAGCAGATGCTGTTTGTTCACTACTAGTGACCCAAATACTTTCCTCAGGTAGTGTGATCATTACTTGAGCCTGCTGAACTCCGTCAATACTGCGAATT harbors:
- the flgD gene encoding flagellar hook assembly protein FlgD produces the protein MINSINQSMYLSERQPERKTDQNILGQDSFLKILITQLQNQDPSNPMEDKEFISQMANFSSLEQMTQMNKTLTSFIDMQKDSHFLSHSQLIDKEIRWEQTVSDMEGETKILEVESLVKAVSFQNGKTKLVLDSGEMIDTIQVIHIGRTSEKK
- a CDS encoding flagellar hook-length control protein FliK → MNGISFMQMIQSQPVTQGGISVASDSTNHQATFFQMFNASLAEKNLEVSDLLKERENKAPLDDLFSGNEELVDLEKLMSQLIDALSGRDVIFAEDVLENPLVVDFLEQLSYDLQLELQALLGGNYSLKSLLEQGGGELNNPIQLLAVMIDLAHTQTQNQVDSETKIDFNFQTQLEKLLTMLSKNEQNYLSNEKINVRDFQEIVKQLTTSLQSMTTKERQQLTEGFEAQKKSEKEAQFVLSAFSRSVVDQSAKVNQGIVLPPAQGQLNSVQQFIIHVGENRGNQPTHEQFLRQFQNILGRSSLAQFPNGVNQLTIKLYPEHLGRLDVKLTQQNGVIIAQLMTTTNAARSAIESQLHQLRQAFIAQNISVEKIEISTQQQQQSLGQSDKENQEEKNHNKSNQEQSQNQDNEDEAINFEDFLESFNVKV
- the fliJ gene encoding flagellar export protein FliJ — translated: MSFQFSLQKILEIREDDKIKAEKEFTQATKQFEDVATKLFEQLKKKEQYENEYYKRIETGIHIFEIQHSHTLLNQMQLQIDRQQNFTQKARDNMNRKQEVLVVKSIEQKKYEKMKQIKREKYIEETKHQENLLMDEISVQQFMRKLN
- the fliI gene encoding flagellar protein export ATPase FliI; this translates as MKVANLISEIPTINSFKSYGKVTRVVGLTIESKGPQVSIGELCYIIIGKGRQRKVMAEVVGFRDETVLLMPFTTIHDISPGSLVEATKKPLQVKVGSALIGQVVDGLGQPLSGKELPKGLTPFPTDNQPPNPLARPRIHEPLSLGVRAIDSLFTVGKGQRLGIFAGSGVGKSTLMAMIAKNSAADVNVIALIGERGREVRDFIERDLGEDGLSKTVVVVATSDQPALMRIKGAMTATAIAEYYRNQGLNVTLMMDSVTRFAMAQREIGLAIGEPPTTKGYPPSVFAYLPKLLERSGTNEHGSITAFYTVLVDGDDMNEPIADAVRGILDGHLVLDRKLANKGQFPAINPLSSISRVMNDIVDPNHRSAADRLRQLLAIYTDSEDLISIGAYKRGTSKEIDEAIQAYPVIINFIKQAIEEKVTFNESVDLLLSEFSKGG
- the fliH gene encoding flagellar assembly protein FliH, translated to MIKSFYANNFEKEQKTISLKKVIQEHLTGEELMFGKGKSSIEPRVVIAEDKLQTAIEEADKIKRAASDEYDRFQAKMDEEISDSQQVAEKLYKQAQENGYNEGFQQGLQQGQKEYETLIQDAMNVVTASKNDYIQHLEEAEPIIVELALKVAEKIIADKVAEKSDNWISLVKEVINEVREQSHVKLYIHPNWYDSTLSHKEELRLLLPNCENLYIYPDVHLKENGCTIETPYGKIDASVDSQLTEIKHTLLEKLKEFDGYEGS
- the fliG gene encoding flagellar motor switch protein FliG, which codes for MASRKKELSGKEKAAILLISLGPDVSAQVYKHLNEEEIDKLTLEIASVRRVDTYTKEDIIEQFHQLAMAQDYITQGGIAYAKNVLEKALGDQQAMEIINRLTSTLQVKPFDFAKKADAAQILNFIQNEHPQTIALILSYLESVQAGLILSELPQEMQADIAKRIALMDSTSPEIINEVENILERKLSATVTQDYTKAGGIAAVVEVLNSVDRSTERTILDALEIQDPELAEEIKKRMFVFEDIVTLDNRSIQRVIRDIENEDLQLALKVANDEVKDVVFTNMSQRMVETFKDEMEFMGPVRLRDVEEAQSRIVAVIRRLEEAGEIVIARGGGDDIIV
- the fliF gene encoding flagellar basal-body MS-ring/collar protein FliF produces the protein MNEKLLLYREKLTTYWTERTNVQKGIIVGSFLLLIVLLIVVSTFGSRTTMVPLYKNLPLQETGEIKAQLDSRGIPSEITSNGTEIHVPEKLVDSLKVELAAEGIPNSGTIDYSTFKDRMGFGMTDNEFSIMERAAMQTELANLIRSIDGVQQAQVMITLPEESIWVTSSEQTASAAVTLNISPGYRLDQEQIRALYHLISKSIPNLPTENIVVMNQMFEFLELKNGDVIDSTLTAFEQQRSVQREIERDLQRQVQQMLGTIVGRDKVLVSVTTEIDFTKENRAEELVTPVDVENMSGLAVSIEKITETYSGGDFQAGGIPGTGETDIPGYPGIAGAGAGDYERIEERINNDVNRIRRDIVESPYQVRDIGIQVMVEPPDPEDFNSLPPELINDVTQILSTIVRTSISKEVIDLLTPEQIDEKVFVSAQSFNGKIVFDDELGTGIPMWYYVVVALSVFIILLIFLLVRKNKQVEMVEEIGVEQAVGFDIPNINDEQETEEKVRRRQLEKMAKDKPEEFSKLVRTWLADDD